A genomic segment from Kwoniella shandongensis chromosome 8, complete sequence encodes:
- a CDS encoding NADH dehydrogenase [ubiquinone] iron-sulfur protein 7, mitochondrial, which yields MATTLLPGLRTGAFAKASASTFRPAFAIARPISNTAIALRPNTPTSSLNSADSSPSTTTPLTAIAQAGSNQLSLETPRNGAEYVLSTLDKVVNWARQGSMWPMTFGLACCAVEMMHMAAARYDQDRLGVVFRASPRQSDIMIVAGTLTNKMAPALRKVYDQMPEPRWVISMGSCANGGGYYHYSYSVVRGCDRIVPVDIYVPGCSFSPPTAEALLYGMLQLQRKMRRNRQSVRWYRR from the exons ATGGCCACTACCCTCCTCCCCGGCTTGCGAACAG GCGCCTTTGCGAAGGCTTCGGCTTCAACCTTCCGACCTGCTTTCGCGATCG CCCGACCAATCTCGAACACCGCCATCGCTCTCAGACCGAACACTCCCACATCGTCTCTTAACTCTGCCGAttcatccccttccaccactaCTCCTCTTACCGCCATCGCTCAAGCCGGAAGCAACCAATTGAGCTTGGAGACGCCTAGGAATggagctg AGTATGTGTTGTCAACCCTCGACAAGGTCGTCAACTGGGCTCGACAAGGATCGATGTGGCCGATGACTTTCGGTCTCGCTTGTTGCGCTGTagagatgat GCACATGGCTGCTGCGCGATATGATCAAGATCGACTGGGTGTTGTGTTCCGAGCGAGTCCTCGACAGAGTGATATCATGATCGTTGCCGGTACATTGACCAACAAGATGGCTCCGGCTTTGAGAAAGG TGTACGACCAAATGCCTGAACCTCGATGGGTCATCTCTATGGGTTCATGTGCCAACGGTGGTGGTTACTACCACTACTCTTACTCTGTCGTCCGAGGATGTGACCGAATCGTCCCCGTCGACATTTACGTTCccggatg CTCGTTCAGTCCTCCCACTGCCGAGGCTCTTCTTTACGGTATGCTTCAATTACAGCGAAAGATGCGACGTAACAGGCAGAGTGTGCGATGGTACCGAAGGTAG